In one Henriciella litoralis genomic region, the following are encoded:
- a CDS encoding MaoC family dehydratase, which translates to MTAKDGYRFEELSVGMAHETHHTITEEDIVLFAKVSGDYNPIHMDEEYAKETAFGQRIAHGALTASYISGILGNNLPGPGAIFTHLEMRFRRPVLIGDTVTARAEIIELIERGNRATLKIVCSVDGKPVVSGEAKVMVPPRED; encoded by the coding sequence ATGACCGCGAAGGACGGCTATCGTTTTGAAGAACTGAGCGTCGGCATGGCCCACGAGACGCATCACACCATCACAGAGGAAGACATCGTTCTCTTCGCGAAAGTGTCAGGTGACTACAACCCGATCCATATGGATGAGGAGTATGCAAAGGAAACCGCATTCGGCCAGCGCATCGCGCATGGCGCGCTGACGGCCAGCTATATCTCCGGTATTCTTGGCAACAATCTGCCGGGGCCGGGCGCCATCTTCACCCATCTTGAAATGCGCTTTCGTCGGCCCGTCCTGATTGGCGATACGGTGACGGCGCGTGCCGAAATCATAGAGCTTATCGAACGCGGTAATCGCGCCACGCTCAAGATCGTCTGCTCGGTTGATGGCAAGCCTGTGGTTTCTGGAGAAGCCAAGGTGATGGTGCCACCGCGGGAGGATTAA
- a CDS encoding EAL domain-containing protein has protein sequence MTGILFLFYIAFGGALGFGLVSYGGLSIPISIALGAVTTALLGQFHLLFSQVIGSVESDQRLENLEIAQKSTRERMDIVEDRAGAIEISLKQELTERRDALVSEMRQLEGLIDRLAKSFESRLAAEKAPEVEVDPQENGMLRAVRSALQDGRVDLHLQPIVSLPQRRVAFYEGFTRLRNEDGSLILPADFMEAARRARLLGVIDNMLLFRCVQIVRRLSERDRRVGVFCNISPNSLTDPQFFPHFLEFMNENRDLCGALIFEIPADRFENRSRELRDAMEKLTALGFRFSIDHATDLHLDLQRLQAAGVRFVKMKGGDLIDQLKDPAGPRPISNVQRKITGEEVSAVCSRFAVTLIAEKVEEEVSVVEVLEYGIPYGQGNIFGAPKPIKSSLMQETAPPAEFVARLTAFG, from the coding sequence ATGACCGGCATACTCTTTCTATTCTATATCGCTTTTGGTGGTGCACTGGGCTTCGGACTGGTGTCCTATGGCGGTCTCAGCATCCCCATTTCGATCGCACTCGGCGCCGTCACGACAGCCCTTCTAGGGCAGTTTCATCTTCTGTTTTCGCAGGTCATCGGGTCGGTAGAGAGCGATCAACGGCTCGAAAATCTGGAAATTGCACAGAAATCTACGCGTGAGCGGATGGATATTGTCGAGGACAGAGCCGGCGCGATCGAGATTTCCCTGAAGCAGGAACTGACCGAACGCCGCGACGCGCTCGTCAGCGAGATGCGCCAGCTGGAAGGTCTGATCGACCGTCTCGCCAAGAGCTTCGAATCCCGTCTCGCCGCGGAAAAAGCCCCTGAGGTCGAAGTTGATCCGCAGGAAAATGGTATGCTGCGCGCGGTTCGCTCTGCGCTTCAGGATGGCCGCGTTGATCTTCACCTGCAGCCCATCGTTTCTCTGCCACAGCGCCGTGTGGCCTTTTATGAAGGCTTCACGCGCCTTCGCAATGAAGATGGCTCTCTGATCCTTCCGGCAGACTTCATGGAAGCGGCGCGCCGCGCCCGTCTGCTGGGCGTTATCGACAACATGCTTCTGTTCCGCTGCGTCCAGATCGTGCGCCGTCTGTCCGAACGTGACCGCCGCGTTGGCGTCTTCTGCAATATCTCGCCGAACTCGCTGACCGACCCGCAATTCTTCCCGCACTTCCTGGAATTCATGAATGAGAACCGCGACCTTTGCGGCGCGCTCATCTTTGAGATTCCGGCGGATCGTTTCGAGAACCGCTCGCGTGAGCTGCGTGATGCGATGGAAAAGCTGACCGCGCTCGGCTTCCGCTTCTCCATCGATCACGCCACAGACCTCCACCTCGATCTGCAGCGCCTTCAGGCCGCCGGCGTCCGCTTCGTGAAAATGAAGGGCGGCGACCTCATCGATCAGCTTAAGGACCCGGCCGGACCGCGTCCGATTTCCAATGTCCAGCGCAAGATCACTGGCGAGGAAGTGTCCGCCGTCTGCTCACGCTTTGCGGTGACCCTCATCGCAGAGAAGGTGGAAGAGGAAGTCAGCGTCGTGGAAGTGCTCGAATATGGCATTCCTTACGGCCAGGGGAATATCTTCGGCGCGCCCAAGCCGATCAAATCGTCCCTCATGCAGGAAACTGCGCCACCAGCCGAGTTCGTCGCCCGGCTGACAGCTTTCGGCTAG
- a CDS encoding sodium-dependent transporter: protein MEIGRKTETWGSKFGFIMAAVGSSVGLGNFWRFPYTAGENGGGAFILIYLACVAFIGLPLLMAEYAMGRKSGMSAIEGVQSLARAENRSLNWGIVGWVGTLTATFILSFYVVISSWLIAFTLQAVQGKFTGMDAAASGQNFNDVIGVGMHPMTSKWYILFLLALFLAANVWIVGRGVKGGIERAATVLMPAFFIMLVVVVGFALANGDAGAAAKFLLTPKWEDVGFNTFLEAIGQAFFSIGIGVGLMITYGAYLSRDTNIPQSSGIVAGSDTLVALIAGFAIFPIVFAAGLDPAGGPSLFFVSMPVAFGSIPGGAIMAVVFFGLALFAAFTSSISLMEVSVSWLEERQGVTRFGASIGIGVILFLVGSAYVFGPDYLDFMDFVTGNILLPLGGLLAVIFAGWILSRDMMATEIGEGTIMNVWRFLLRWPVPAFLAFILIFGFFDKIQQQYNVQLPGFMTSFLGPNNELPAE from the coding sequence ATGGAAATTGGTCGCAAGACGGAAACCTGGGGGTCCAAATTCGGCTTCATCATGGCCGCTGTTGGATCGTCGGTCGGACTCGGCAATTTCTGGCGCTTTCCCTATACAGCTGGCGAGAATGGCGGCGGCGCCTTCATTCTGATCTATCTGGCCTGCGTTGCCTTTATCGGTCTGCCGTTGCTGATGGCGGAATATGCGATGGGCCGTAAGTCTGGCATGTCGGCCATCGAAGGCGTTCAGTCGCTCGCCCGCGCCGAAAATCGATCGCTTAACTGGGGCATCGTCGGCTGGGTCGGCACGCTCACTGCGACCTTCATCCTCAGCTTCTATGTCGTTATTTCCTCTTGGCTGATAGCTTTCACGCTGCAGGCCGTGCAAGGCAAGTTCACCGGCATGGATGCGGCGGCGTCCGGCCAGAACTTCAATGACGTTATTGGCGTTGGTATGCATCCCATGACGTCGAAATGGTACATCCTGTTCCTGCTGGCGCTCTTCCTTGCTGCGAATGTCTGGATCGTTGGGCGCGGCGTAAAGGGCGGCATTGAACGAGCCGCAACCGTGCTGATGCCGGCCTTCTTTATTATGCTGGTCGTCGTCGTTGGCTTTGCGCTCGCCAATGGCGACGCTGGTGCCGCAGCCAAGTTTCTTCTAACGCCGAAATGGGAAGACGTCGGTTTCAACACCTTCCTGGAAGCGATTGGCCAAGCCTTCTTCTCGATTGGTATCGGCGTTGGCCTGATGATTACGTACGGGGCGTATCTTTCCCGTGACACGAATATTCCGCAATCTTCCGGGATTGTGGCTGGATCCGATACGTTGGTCGCTCTGATCGCAGGCTTTGCCATCTTCCCGATCGTCTTTGCGGCCGGTCTCGACCCTGCCGGTGGCCCGAGCCTCTTCTTCGTGTCCATGCCGGTTGCCTTCGGATCTATTCCGGGCGGCGCGATCATGGCGGTCGTATTCTTCGGCCTTGCGCTCTTCGCCGCCTTCACATCCTCGATCTCGCTGATGGAAGTGTCCGTCTCGTGGCTGGAGGAACGTCAGGGCGTGACGCGTTTCGGCGCTTCAATCGGTATCGGGGTGATCCTGTTCCTGGTTGGCTCTGCTTATGTGTTTGGCCCTGACTATCTGGACTTCATGGACTTCGTGACCGGCAACATCCTCTTGCCGCTTGGCGGGCTTCTGGCCGTGATCTTTGCCGGCTGGATCCTGTCACGTGACATGATGGCGACCGAGATTGGCGAAGGCACGATCATGAATGTCTGGCGTTTCCTGCTGCGCTGGCCTGTGCCAGCCTTCCTCGCCTTCATTCTAATCTTCGGCTTCTTCGACAAGATCCAGCAACAATACAATGTTCAGCTGCCCGGCTTCATGACGAGCTTCCTTGGCCCGAACAATGAGCTGCCGGCCGAATAG
- the pip gene encoding prolyl aminopeptidase, whose amino-acid sequence MLKLYPPIDARRSGRLRVSDLHEIYWEESGNPDGLPVIAVHGGPGGGSSPEMRRFFDPELYRIILFDQRGCGRSTPHSELEGNDTWALVDDMEKIREMLGIDKWVVFGGSWGSTLALSYAVTHTEHVHGLILRGIFLITEAEIQWFYQDGASRIFPDAYDRYVEPIPEEERGDLLHAFHKRLVGDDRKARKAAAKAWACWEGETISIKGPSSRPAKFEENEFADAFARIECHYFVNKGFFPEDGWLLKQAAEKLQGMPGIIVHGRYDVVTPIGTAWALTKAWPDAKLHIVPDAGHSSLDNGIIDQLISATRTFAKKFG is encoded by the coding sequence ATGTTGAAACTTTATCCACCCATTGATGCACGGCGCTCAGGCCGACTGCGCGTTTCCGATCTTCATGAGATCTATTGGGAAGAATCAGGCAACCCGGACGGCCTTCCCGTCATCGCCGTCCATGGTGGCCCCGGCGGCGGATCGAGCCCCGAAATGCGCCGCTTCTTCGATCCGGAACTCTACAGGATCATTCTGTTCGATCAGCGCGGCTGCGGACGCTCAACCCCGCATTCAGAGCTTGAGGGCAATGACACCTGGGCCCTCGTCGATGACATGGAAAAAATTCGCGAGATGCTGGGCATCGACAAATGGGTCGTCTTTGGCGGCTCGTGGGGCTCGACGCTAGCCCTGTCCTATGCGGTGACCCATACCGAACATGTGCACGGACTGATCCTGCGCGGCATCTTCCTCATTACGGAAGCCGAAATTCAGTGGTTCTATCAAGATGGTGCCAGCCGCATTTTCCCGGACGCTTATGACCGCTATGTCGAACCGATCCCGGAAGAGGAGCGCGGTGACCTGCTTCACGCCTTCCACAAGCGCCTCGTCGGCGACGACCGCAAGGCCCGCAAGGCGGCGGCCAAGGCCTGGGCCTGCTGGGAAGGCGAGACGATCTCCATCAAGGGTCCGTCCTCGCGGCCTGCGAAGTTCGAGGAAAACGAATTTGCCGACGCCTTTGCGCGGATCGAGTGCCACTACTTCGTCAATAAGGGCTTTTTCCCCGAAGATGGCTGGCTACTGAAACAGGCCGCCGAGAAGCTTCAGGGCATGCCCGGCATTATCGTGCACGGCCGCTATGATGTCGTGACGCCGATCGGGACGGCCTGGGCGCTGACCAAGGCATGGCCGGATGCGAAATTGCACATTGTGCCGGATGCTGGTCACTCCAGTCTCGACAATGGCATTATCGACCAGCTCATCAGCGCGACGCGGACCTTTGCCAAGAAATTTGGCTAA
- a CDS encoding MBL fold metallo-hydrolase yields the protein MKPACLAGLFALALAACDGAGPGETQLPAAPEPASSPRPDVRPADFALIPCSHEESTICLLVLAGGKRLLFGTPAGTADNLTSDDLALLDAVFLVSLRPDDVEGLDEVRNRSWRAGRPDVLAVTGPEGSQGLIDGLNAAYEISDALSFVEDGAPAGGFDAALLSVGTEINRDTLVFDTGDLKVRGISQGTGRVTYRVIYRDIAETWHELVIRPCRAPEIAPSRFDTSAENQTSIGCKDLDLSQAWPMKDALFLVKTSP from the coding sequence ATGAAGCCTGCCTGCCTCGCCGGATTGTTTGCCCTCGCTCTCGCTGCATGTGATGGCGCGGGCCCCGGCGAAACGCAGCTGCCTGCGGCGCCAGAGCCAGCCTCGAGCCCCCGACCAGATGTCAGGCCTGCTGATTTCGCGCTCATTCCCTGCAGCCATGAAGAGTCCACAATCTGTCTGCTCGTCCTTGCCGGTGGCAAGCGGCTTCTTTTCGGCACACCGGCCGGAACGGCGGATAATTTGACCAGCGATGACCTTGCCTTGCTGGATGCGGTGTTCCTTGTGTCCCTCAGGCCCGATGATGTCGAAGGGCTCGACGAGGTGCGCAATCGCAGCTGGCGGGCCGGGCGGCCGGATGTGCTTGCCGTGACCGGGCCGGAAGGCTCGCAAGGCCTGATTGATGGGCTGAATGCTGCTTATGAGATTTCAGATGCGCTCTCCTTTGTTGAGGACGGCGCCCCGGCCGGCGGGTTTGACGCAGCCCTTCTGTCGGTTGGGACCGAGATCAATCGGGATACTCTGGTCTTTGATACGGGCGACCTGAAAGTTCGCGGCATCTCGCAAGGGACGGGCCGCGTTACCTATCGCGTCATTTACCGCGATATTGCCGAGACCTGGCATGAGCTGGTCATCCGGCCCTGCCGCGCCCCTGAGATTGCGCCAAGCCGGTTTGACACAAGCGCCGAAAACCAGACCAGCATCGGCTGCAAGGATCTTGACCTGTCGCAGGCCTGGCCAATGAAGGACGCGCTGTTTTTGGTTAAAACAAGCCCCTGA
- the ribF gene encoding riboflavin biosynthesis protein RibF, translated as MAVYADYRDLPDSARGFSVALGNFDGVHAGHRAVIDAARGMDAPLGIATFEPPPRAYFRPNDPPFRIYRPERRNARLKEVGAEAVFELPFNGAMASMTDEEFCRRVLSEGLGVKHVAVGFDFRFGRGRMGDASRLSSLGRSLGFDVTVVEKVESLDVGKASSTAIREALIAGEPQKAASMLGHEWVADGLVEHGEKRGRTIGFPTANIHLGNLIHPRQGVYAVRARINRKGDWLAGVANFGRTPTTGLRDPLMETFIFDFDEDIYGQFIEVALYHFLRPEAHFKSVEEMVVQMKKDSETARALLGEG; from the coding sequence ATGGCGGTTTACGCCGACTATCGCGATCTGCCTGATAGCGCGCGCGGCTTTTCCGTGGCGCTTGGCAATTTTGACGGCGTGCACGCCGGTCACCGCGCCGTTATCGACGCGGCGCGCGGCATGGACGCGCCGTTGGGGATCGCCACGTTCGAGCCGCCACCGCGCGCCTATTTCCGTCCCAATGATCCACCGTTTCGCATCTATCGGCCAGAACGGCGCAATGCTAGGCTGAAGGAAGTCGGCGCCGAGGCTGTGTTCGAGCTGCCCTTCAATGGCGCGATGGCCAGCATGACGGACGAGGAATTCTGCCGCCGCGTGCTTTCAGAAGGGCTGGGCGTCAAACATGTCGCCGTTGGCTTCGATTTCCGCTTTGGGCGCGGGCGGATGGGCGATGCGTCCCGTCTCTCTTCGCTCGGGCGTTCGCTCGGCTTTGATGTGACCGTCGTTGAGAAGGTTGAAAGCCTCGATGTCGGGAAAGCCTCATCCACGGCCATTCGCGAAGCCTTGATTGCGGGCGAGCCGCAAAAGGCCGCCAGCATGCTAGGCCATGAATGGGTCGCCGATGGCCTGGTCGAGCACGGCGAGAAACGTGGCCGCACGATCGGGTTCCCGACCGCCAATATCCATCTTGGAAACCTCATCCATCCGCGCCAGGGCGTCTATGCGGTCCGCGCACGGATCAACCGGAAGGGGGACTGGCTGGCCGGCGTCGCGAATTTCGGGCGCACGCCGACAACAGGCCTCAGGGACCCGTTGATGGAAACCTTCATTTTCGACTTCGATGAGGACATTTACGGCCAATTCATCGAAGTGGCCCTGTACCATTTTCTAAGACCGGAAGCCCATTTCAAATCCGTTGAAGAGATGGTCGTGCAGATGAAGAAAGACAGCGAAACCGCCCGGGCGCTGCTCGGCGAGGGCTGA
- the rodA gene encoding rod shape-determining protein RodA, with the protein MARAARASAIRFEDRTFASTLGELPWGLILMLVSVACIGTAALYSATFTNPSEAALPARHAIRFCAAIVIMFIIALVPIGVWLKASWPAYFVTLAMLIGVELFGITRGGSQRWLPLGPIAVQPSEFMKLALTLALARYYHYHLNFQSSRVLIHLPPLLMILVPAALIFKQPDLGTTLALFASGGVLIFLAGLYYRIIIAVFVAGVASLWPVYTFVLEPYQQERVNTFLAQLTGQSVNALDDGYQIEQAKIAIGSGGWQGRGFMEGIQAQLDYIPEQQTDFILTVIAEEFGFLGATGLLLLWAIILAWGLYIAGRSASLFGRFAAVGCVATVAFFILFNVAMVLGLVPVVGVPLPLISYGGTVMFTTMACFGILLSVHLGRDERMSAQGVI; encoded by the coding sequence ATGGCACGCGCTGCGCGCGCATCTGCCATCCGGTTCGAGGACCGCACATTCGCCAGCACACTGGGCGAACTGCCATGGGGGCTAATCCTCATGCTGGTCAGCGTTGCCTGCATCGGCACCGCCGCGCTTTATAGCGCCACCTTCACAAACCCGTCAGAGGCAGCGCTTCCGGCGCGCCATGCGATCCGCTTCTGCGCTGCGATCGTCATCATGTTCATCATCGCGCTGGTGCCTATCGGGGTCTGGCTGAAAGCGTCATGGCCTGCCTATTTCGTGACGCTTGCCATGCTGATCGGCGTGGAATTGTTCGGCATTACCCGCGGTGGTTCCCAGCGCTGGCTGCCGCTGGGGCCAATTGCGGTCCAGCCATCGGAGTTCATGAAGCTTGCGCTCACTTTGGCGCTGGCCCGGTATTATCACTACCATCTGAACTTTCAGTCGAGCCGGGTCCTGATCCACCTGCCGCCACTTCTTATGATCCTCGTTCCGGCGGCGCTCATCTTCAAACAGCCAGACCTCGGGACAACGCTTGCGCTATTTGCGTCCGGCGGCGTTCTGATTTTTCTGGCGGGGCTTTACTACCGGATCATCATCGCCGTCTTCGTCGCTGGTGTTGCCAGTCTCTGGCCGGTCTACACATTCGTGCTCGAGCCGTATCAGCAGGAACGGGTAAACACTTTCCTCGCGCAATTGACGGGGCAAAGCGTCAATGCGCTCGATGATGGCTATCAGATCGAGCAGGCAAAGATTGCCATCGGCTCCGGCGGCTGGCAGGGCCGGGGCTTCATGGAGGGCATTCAGGCCCAGCTCGATTATATTCCCGAGCAGCAAACCGACTTTATCCTCACTGTTATTGCTGAGGAATTCGGGTTCCTTGGCGCGACGGGCCTGTTGCTTCTCTGGGCCATCATCCTCGCCTGGGGCCTCTATATTGCCGGACGCTCAGCAAGCCTCTTTGGACGCTTCGCGGCCGTTGGGTGTGTTGCCACGGTCGCCTTCTTTATCCTTTTCAATGTTGCGATGGTCCTTGGCCTTGTCCCCGTGGTCGGTGTGCCGTTGCCGCTGATCTCCTATGGTGGCACGGTGATGTTCACCACGATGGCATGTTTCGGAATCCTGCTATCAGTGCATCTCGGACGCGATGAGCGAATGTCGGCCCAAGGGGTAATTTGA
- a CDS encoding fumarylacetoacetate hydrolase family protein: MKWANVEVDGQVWSALIEDGQACLLEEGCLSRTLGDLAGAEDKARSGRRVKLEDVRYLPPVIRPGKILAIGLNYAAHVAESVSFISNDAPEVQKWFNKQTTATNAHGADVHLPKVSSQLDYEAELVVIIGKRARHVPPDRAMEIIAGFACGCDYSVRDWQKASPTMIMGKGFDTHAPFGPYLVTPDEVGELDGLGIRAYVNDDLRQEATLGQMIHTIGNQIAHLTSAFTLEPGDVIFTGTPAGVGAGRTPPAWLKVGDRVRIEIDRVGTLENRVVAEPGDTRIG, from the coding sequence ATGAAATGGGCAAACGTAGAAGTGGATGGCCAGGTCTGGAGCGCCCTGATTGAGGATGGTCAGGCGTGTCTTCTTGAAGAAGGCTGCCTTAGCCGCACGCTGGGTGATCTGGCCGGCGCGGAAGACAAGGCGCGGTCCGGCCGCCGCGTGAAACTGGAAGATGTTCGTTACCTGCCGCCGGTCATTCGGCCGGGGAAAATTCTTGCCATCGGTCTGAACTATGCCGCGCACGTGGCTGAAAGCGTCAGCTTCATCTCGAACGATGCCCCCGAAGTCCAAAAATGGTTCAACAAGCAGACAACGGCCACAAATGCGCACGGCGCTGACGTGCATCTGCCAAAAGTCTCATCGCAGCTCGACTATGAGGCAGAGCTGGTTGTCATCATCGGCAAACGCGCGCGCCACGTCCCGCCAGACCGTGCCATGGAGATCATTGCCGGTTTTGCCTGCGGCTGTGACTATTCGGTACGTGACTGGCAGAAAGCGAGCCCGACCATGATCATGGGCAAGGGCTTCGATACCCATGCCCCCTTCGGACCCTATCTGGTGACGCCAGACGAGGTCGGCGAATTGGACGGGCTCGGCATACGCGCCTATGTCAATGATGACCTTCGCCAGGAGGCGACGCTCGGCCAGATGATCCACACCATCGGAAACCAGATCGCGCATTTGACGTCGGCCTTCACGCTTGAGCCTGGCGACGTCATCTTTACCGGGACGCCGGCTGGCGTCGGGGCAGGGCGAACGCCGCCTGCGTGGCTGAAGGTCGGAGACCGCGTCCGCATCGAGATTGACCGTGTCGGCACGCTCGAAAATCGGGTTGTGGCTGAACCCGGTGACACGCGGATCGGTTAG
- a CDS encoding TIGR01459 family HAD-type hydrolase, with the protein MTKPKLLSGLRDVAAQYDTILCDVWGVIHNGRSAFDEACDALTAFRGSGKPVILITNAPVPKRQVISYFEPLGVPAVCFDDCVSSGDATRAELSRRKHEKIWRMGIDSGWERDQFLYQGLGLNFVEPDQAETMLCVGLEDQEKDHPEDYRSALRDGARRGIPMICANPDIKVRIGDKLVWCAGALAQIYEEEGGQVIYPGKPHDAIYRLAIAKAEALRGDAPEKVLCIGDSPATDMVGAAAQGFDSLYVGTGLAEHGDNFAGELEALLDSYGTRANWAMPALKW; encoded by the coding sequence ATGACAAAACCCAAGCTCCTTTCAGGGCTGCGCGACGTCGCGGCTCAATACGACACCATCCTGTGCGACGTCTGGGGCGTGATCCACAATGGACGCAGCGCCTTCGACGAGGCCTGCGATGCGCTGACCGCGTTTCGCGGCTCCGGCAAGCCCGTCATCCTGATCACCAATGCGCCTGTCCCCAAACGTCAGGTCATCTCCTATTTTGAACCCCTTGGTGTGCCCGCTGTCTGCTTTGACGATTGCGTGTCGTCCGGCGATGCCACTCGCGCTGAACTTTCCCGGCGCAAGCATGAGAAGATCTGGCGCATGGGGATCGATAGTGGCTGGGAGCGCGACCAGTTTCTCTATCAGGGCCTTGGCCTGAACTTCGTTGAGCCAGACCAAGCCGAAACCATGTTGTGCGTTGGCCTGGAAGATCAGGAAAAAGACCATCCTGAAGATTATCGCAGCGCCCTGCGCGATGGGGCTCGCCGCGGTATTCCAATGATCTGTGCCAATCCCGACATCAAGGTCCGCATCGGCGACAAGCTTGTCTGGTGCGCGGGCGCACTGGCGCAGATTTACGAGGAAGAGGGCGGCCAGGTCATCTATCCCGGAAAACCGCATGACGCGATTTACCGCCTCGCCATCGCGAAGGCCGAAGCGCTTCGCGGGGACGCGCCCGAGAAGGTGCTCTGCATCGGTGATAGCCCGGCGACAGACATGGTCGGCGCAGCCGCGCAAGGCTTCGATTCGCTGTACGTTGGCACCGGCCTCGCCGAGCATGGTGACAATTTCGCAGGCGAGCTGGAAGCGTTGCTCGATTCCTACGGTACACGCGCCAATTGGGCGATGCCCGCCTTAAAGTGGTGA
- a CDS encoding DUF262 domain-containing protein — MESAIRARECSLSDILAPGTELRMPPYQRSYAWETGEVRDLLGDLQLAARGKKVHFIGAVVLVKMADGTFLVVDGQQRLTTLSMIIAVLRDMETDPRLQALGHAMLGDPDRAFLGKSDAWRLTLNHIDNPYFREAIQTEGATLRRDIETDESSNHNRMESNLRFIEKYLKSFSVEERRSLFETIRERVVLVRVSVPDWDGGYDVFRVLNTRGKAPNSHDIVKTEILQKADFDEEEASVYSRAWLDHESTLGGNGLDELLNYIRQIHSRSARGKVSSEFAKSVLSTVDAKTFLDEVMPRYVEAYRIILRGDPDFGAHTDQVRTPLNHLRLLDHQLWKVPALAYLYHHPDDGEGAAKFFQLLERFGYCMMLHATSSSARQKMYSRLTKAILDKKPLYGRGGPFYFSREDQKKIRDRMVGRFGNFAQRRAICLRLNAALEGGETVRPEDDATVEHVLPKAVPEDSFWNTTWPAGSVQRDLSETLGNFVIVPQHVNHAADRKDFRQKKKLFFADGVRVFSLTEDLRHRNTWTPEDVRNRTEELVTILMDAWFADLAP, encoded by the coding sequence ATGGAGTCAGCGATCCGCGCGCGCGAATGCAGCCTGTCGGACATTTTGGCGCCGGGCACCGAATTGCGCATGCCTCCCTATCAACGCAGCTATGCCTGGGAGACAGGCGAAGTCCGTGATCTGCTGGGCGACCTTCAATTGGCCGCGCGGGGCAAGAAGGTCCATTTCATCGGCGCCGTGGTGCTGGTCAAAATGGCAGACGGGACCTTCCTGGTTGTCGATGGCCAGCAGCGCCTGACAACCCTGTCGATGATCATCGCCGTCCTGCGGGACATGGAAACCGATCCCAGATTGCAGGCGCTCGGCCACGCCATGCTGGGCGATCCAGACCGCGCTTTCCTTGGGAAATCGGACGCGTGGCGGCTGACCCTGAACCATATCGACAACCCCTATTTCCGCGAAGCTATCCAGACAGAAGGCGCCACGCTGCGCCGTGATATCGAGACCGATGAGAGCTCCAACCACAACCGGATGGAGTCCAATCTTCGCTTTATCGAGAAATATCTGAAATCCTTCTCGGTGGAGGAACGCCGCAGCCTGTTCGAGACGATCCGCGAGCGCGTGGTGCTCGTGCGCGTCAGCGTGCCGGACTGGGATGGCGGGTATGATGTGTTTCGCGTGCTCAATACGCGCGGCAAGGCGCCCAACAGCCACGATATCGTGAAGACTGAAATCCTGCAGAAAGCTGATTTCGACGAGGAAGAGGCCAGCGTCTATTCCCGCGCCTGGCTGGACCATGAATCGACGCTCGGCGGAAACGGGCTGGATGAATTGTTGAACTATATTCGCCAGATCCATTCGCGGAGCGCCCGCGGCAAGGTCTCAAGCGAGTTTGCCAAATCCGTGCTGTCGACGGTCGATGCGAAGACCTTTCTCGACGAGGTGATGCCGCGCTACGTCGAAGCCTATCGCATCATCCTGCGCGGTGATCCCGACTTCGGCGCGCATACAGACCAGGTCCGCACGCCGCTGAACCATCTGAGGCTGCTGGACCACCAGCTCTGGAAAGTCCCTGCCCTCGCCTACCTCTATCATCACCCAGATGACGGAGAAGGCGCAGCGAAATTCTTCCAGCTATTGGAGCGGTTTGGCTATTGCATGATGCTGCATGCCACGAGCAGTAGCGCGCGTCAGAAAATGTATTCACGCCTGACCAAGGCCATCCTCGACAAGAAACCGCTCTATGGCCGCGGCGGTCCGTTCTATTTTTCACGCGAAGATCAGAAAAAGATCCGCGACCGCATGGTTGGGCGCTTTGGCAATTTTGCGCAAAGACGCGCCATATGCCTTCGCCTGAATGCAGCTCTGGAAGGCGGAGAGACGGTGCGCCCGGAGGACGACGCTACGGTGGAGCACGTTCTGCCAAAGGCGGTGCCGGAAGACTCCTTCTGGAATACCACGTGGCCGGCAGGTTCAGTCCAGAGGGACCTGTCGGAGACGCTCGGCAACTTCGTGATCGTGCCGCAGCACGTCAATCACGCCGCCGACCGCAAGGATTTCCGCCAGAAAAAGAAACTCTTCTTCGCAGACGGTGTCCGTGTGTTTTCGCTGACCGAGGATTTGCGCCATCGCAATACCTGGACACCTGAAGACGTGCGCAATCGCACGGAGGAATTGGTGACCATTCTTATGGATGCGTGGTTTGCTGACTTGGCCCCGTAG